A part of Cryptococcus tetragattii IND107 chromosome 3, whole genome shotgun sequence genomic DNA contains:
- a CDS encoding glycerol-3-phosphate dehydrogenase (NAD(+)): MSAASTAPSSPEVVQQFSDLDIGSTVTTPAVTRPSSPSPPSLPPSPLSSGKHKIAIIGSGSWGTALAKIAAENAWRRKDDFHSEVRMWVREKIVNGKPLTHIINKTHLNSRYLPDVVLPRNLVAVPHLKDVVKDATLIVFVVPHQFLHTVLNELARPGVLLRGAKAVSAIKGVEVNGTDIQTFASLIEAKVGLPCSALSGANIALEVAMGQFCETTIGCPTHDQSLLWHAVFNAPTFRVNTVEDVSGVSLAGALKNVVALAAGMVDGLGLGGNTKAAIMRIGLKEMTGFCLEFFAGSQPETFSNESAGVADLTVTCFSGRNRKCAEEFVKSGQPFDVIEKKLLNGQKLQGTATAEEVNAFLVARKRAHAYPLFEKVYKIAFEGMPPKNLVVGL, encoded by the exons ATGTCTgccgcctccaccgccccttcctcccctgAGGTTGTCCAGCAGTTCTCTGACCTCGATATCGGTTCTACCGTCACAACCCCAG CGGTGACCcgtccctcctctccctctcctccatcactccctccttctccactttccaGTGGAAAGCACAAAATTGCCATCATCGGCTCCGGATCGTGGGGAACCGCTCTCGCCAAGATTGCTGCCGAAAATGCCTGGCGCCGCAAGGATGACTTCCACTCTGAGGTCAGGATGTGGGTGCGTGAGAAGATT GTGAACGGCAAGCCTCTTACGcacatcatcaacaaaacGCACCTTAACTCGCGATATCTTCCCGACGTTGTTCTTCCCCGGAACCTTGTTGCTGTCCCCCATCTTAAAGACGTCGTTAAGGATGCGActctcatcgtctttgTCGTACCCCATCAGTTCCTGCACACCGTTCTTAATGAACTTGCAAGACCCGGTGTTCTTTTACGCGGTGCGAAGGCTGTTAGCGCCATCAAAGGCGTGGAAGTGAATGGTACCGATATTCAAACATTTGCTAGTTTGATTGAAGCCAAAGTTGGGTTGCCGTGCTCAGCCCTGAGCGGTGCCAATATTGCCCTTGAAG TGGCCATGGGTCAGTTCTGTGAAACTACTATTGGTTGCCCTACACACGACCAATCTCTGTTATGGCACGCTGTCTTCAACGCACCCACTTTCCGAGTCAATACTGTGGAGGACGTTAGCGGAGTGTCTCTTGCTGGTGCACTCAAAAACGTGGTGGCACTTGCTGCTGGTATGGTGGATGGCTTGGGATTAGGAGGTAACACCAAAGCTGCCATTATGCGAATCGGCCTGAAGGAAATGACTGGATTCTGTTTGGAATTCTTTGCGGGCAGTCAACCTGAAAC CTTTTCCAACGAATCTGCAGGCGTCGCTGATCTCACTGTCACTTGTTTCTCTGGGAGGAATCGAAAATGCGCTGAAGAGTTTGTCAAATCTGGACAGCCATTTGATGTTatcgagaagaagttgcTCAACGGCCAGAAACTTCAAGGTACCGCCACAGCCGAAGAAGTCAATGCGTTCCTTGTTGCGCGAAAGCGTGCCCATGCCTATCCGTTGTTCGAAAAGGTATACAAGATCGCTTTCGAGGGCATGCCCCCAAAGAACCTTGTTGTGGGGTTGTAA